From the genome of Nocardia sp. NBC_01503, one region includes:
- a CDS encoding aldehyde dehydrogenase translates to MDYPSLFIGGRWTAPAGSETIKVISPATLETVGSVPNPTRADVDAAVAAARQSFDHGPWRNTPPEERAELLARVVQLLDQKAGDLAASLSAEMGAPTMAASTLNYIPARATLDFYAGLGKSFPWTESRTGLFGTTRVSREPVGVVAAVIAWNVPIFLAVNKLAPALLAGCSVVLKPAPLTPLSANLLAELFAEAGLPEGVLSVLPADAEVSEYLISHPDVDKVTFTGSTAVGRKIASIAGSQLKRCSLELGGKSAAILLPDMDIADMPKLAFSGLMNSGQACVAQTRILAPRSRYDEIVDALTESVRLFPLGLPDDPNAQLGPLISQTQRERVEGYIAKGKEEGARLIHGGGRPSDLPGWYVEPTVFADVANSMTIAREEIFGPVLSVLPYDTEQEAIAIANDSDYGLAGSVYTTDVEHGAEVASRIRTGTYAINWYAFDPSAPFGGYKTSGIGRENGPEGLDAYCELKSVLMPAGYTA, encoded by the coding sequence ATGGATTACCCGAGTCTGTTCATCGGCGGTCGCTGGACCGCTCCCGCCGGTTCCGAAACCATCAAGGTCATCTCTCCCGCCACCCTCGAAACCGTCGGCAGCGTGCCCAACCCCACCCGCGCCGATGTCGACGCCGCCGTCGCCGCGGCCCGGCAATCCTTCGATCACGGACCCTGGCGCAACACCCCTCCCGAGGAGCGCGCCGAATTGCTGGCCCGGGTCGTGCAGCTGCTCGATCAGAAGGCGGGCGACCTGGCCGCCTCGCTCTCGGCCGAGATGGGCGCGCCCACCATGGCCGCCTCCACCCTCAACTACATTCCGGCCCGGGCCACCCTCGACTTCTACGCCGGACTCGGAAAGTCGTTCCCCTGGACCGAATCCCGCACCGGCCTGTTCGGCACCACCCGCGTCTCCCGCGAACCGGTCGGCGTGGTCGCCGCGGTCATCGCCTGGAACGTGCCCATCTTCCTGGCCGTGAACAAACTCGCCCCCGCCCTGCTGGCCGGTTGTTCGGTGGTGCTCAAGCCCGCACCGCTGACACCGCTCTCGGCGAACCTGCTCGCCGAACTCTTCGCCGAGGCCGGGTTGCCCGAGGGTGTCCTGTCGGTGCTGCCCGCCGATGCCGAGGTCTCCGAATACCTGATTTCCCATCCCGATGTGGACAAGGTGACCTTCACCGGCAGCACCGCCGTCGGCCGCAAGATTGCGTCCATCGCGGGCAGTCAGCTCAAGCGCTGCTCCCTCGAGCTGGGTGGCAAATCCGCCGCAATCCTGTTGCCGGATATGGATATCGCCGATATGCCCAAGCTCGCCTTCTCCGGATTGATGAACAGCGGACAGGCGTGCGTGGCGCAGACCCGCATCCTGGCCCCGCGCTCGCGCTATGACGAAATCGTCGACGCCCTCACCGAATCCGTGCGCCTGTTCCCGCTCGGCCTGCCCGATGACCCGAATGCCCAACTCGGCCCGCTGATCTCGCAAACGCAGCGGGAACGGGTCGAGGGCTACATCGCCAAGGGCAAGGAGGAGGGCGCGCGCCTGATCCACGGTGGCGGCCGCCCGTCCGATCTCCCCGGCTGGTATGTGGAGCCGACGGTCTTCGCAGACGTCGCAAACTCCATGACCATCGCCCGCGAGGAGATCTTCGGCCCCGTCCTGTCGGTGCTGCCGTACGACACCGAGCAGGAGGCGATCGCCATCGCCAACGACTCCGACTACGGCCTCGCCGGTTCGGTCTACACCACCGATGTCGAGCACGGCGCGGAGGTCGCGAGCCGCATCCGCACCGGCACCTACGCCATCAACTGGTACGCCTTCGACCCCAGCGCCCCCTTCGGCGGCTACAAGACCTCCGGCATCGGCCGCGAGAACGGCCCCGAGGGCCTGGACGCCTACTGCGAACTCAAGTCCGTTCTGATGCCCGCCGGGTACACCGCATAA
- a CDS encoding class I SAM-dependent methyltransferase — MLRAQQKRVGSRPRFARRATLRRSLRLLGSFRFEQTDPGLFYGGIAADTAELVADFYRDLTGRSLRGTVVLDVGGGPGYFADEFGRAGARYLPVEPDPSEMHAAGLRVAGAVRGSGMALPFRDDAVEVCISSNVAEHVPRPWVMAEEMLRVVKPGGLMVFSYTVWFGPFGGHETGPWHYLGGEYAARRYRRKLGREPKNRFGRSLFAVGAGAGMRWARATPDEVEVLAVFPRYHPRWAWWVVHVPLVREVLTSNLVVVATKRAAATTDAAERDSVFESATPPESS; from the coding sequence GTGCTTCGAGCCCAGCAGAAACGTGTCGGGAGCCGTCCGCGATTCGCGCGGCGGGCCACTCTGCGGCGGTCTCTGCGCCTACTGGGGAGTTTCCGGTTCGAGCAGACCGATCCGGGATTGTTCTACGGCGGGATCGCCGCGGACACCGCGGAGCTGGTGGCGGATTTCTATCGCGATCTGACCGGGCGCTCGCTGCGCGGAACCGTGGTGCTCGATGTCGGGGGCGGTCCCGGTTATTTCGCGGACGAGTTCGGGCGGGCGGGCGCACGGTATCTGCCGGTCGAGCCGGATCCCTCGGAGATGCACGCGGCGGGGCTGCGGGTGGCCGGGGCGGTCCGCGGATCGGGGATGGCGCTGCCGTTCCGCGATGACGCGGTCGAGGTGTGCATCTCCTCGAATGTGGCCGAGCATGTGCCGCGGCCGTGGGTCATGGCCGAAGAGATGTTGCGGGTGGTCAAACCCGGTGGGCTGATGGTGTTTTCGTACACGGTGTGGTTCGGCCCGTTCGGCGGGCATGAGACCGGACCGTGGCACTACCTGGGTGGGGAGTACGCGGCGCGCCGGTATCGCCGAAAGTTGGGGCGGGAGCCCAAGAATCGGTTCGGCCGCTCACTCTTCGCGGTGGGCGCGGGCGCGGGCATGCGCTGGGCGCGCGCGACACCGGACGAGGTCGAGGTGCTCGCGGTGTTCCCGCGGTACCACCCGCGCTGGGCGTGGTGGGTGGTTCATGTTCCACTCGTGCGCGAGGTGCTGACGAGCAACCTGGTGGTGGTCGCGACCAAGCGTGCGGCCGCGACAACCGATGCCGCCGAGCGGGATTCAGTGTTCGAGTCGGCCACGCCGCCAGAATCTTCGTAG
- a CDS encoding glycosyltransferase family 4 protein, which produces MREVLLLCWRDTGHPQGGGSERYLEQVGAQLAARGVKVTLRTARYPGAPRRERVDGIDISRGGGRYTVYPRALAAIALGRLGVGPLRGTRPDAVIDTQNGIPFFARAAAAAPTVLLVHHGHREQWPVAGRLIGRIGWWIESRLSPRVHRGNQYLTVSLPSAEELTALGVEASRIAVVRNGAEPVPARVPTGDHYTRTAHPSIVVLSRLVPHKQIEDAMAVVAGLRDSVPGLHLDVIGGGWWDANLRAHADDLGIADAVTFHGHVDEDRKHELLARAWVQVLPSRKEGWGLAVIEAAQHGVPTVGYRSSRGLTDSIVDGVTGMLVDDVAQLTEAVGELLDDAESRTVLGEKARARAREFSWEQTGNGVFEVLSTVARGERVSGLVAGATVERHSPIVVGSTPGSLTG; this is translated from the coding sequence GTGCGTGAAGTGCTGCTGCTGTGCTGGCGCGACACCGGGCATCCGCAGGGCGGTGGCAGTGAGCGGTACCTGGAACAGGTGGGCGCGCAATTGGCGGCCCGCGGGGTGAAGGTCACGCTGCGGACCGCCCGGTACCCGGGTGCGCCCCGGCGGGAGCGCGTCGACGGGATCGATATCAGTCGCGGGGGTGGGCGGTACACCGTGTATCCGCGCGCACTCGCCGCCATAGCGCTCGGACGGCTCGGCGTGGGTCCGCTGCGCGGTACCCGACCGGATGCGGTGATCGACACCCAGAACGGCATTCCCTTCTTCGCCCGCGCCGCCGCGGCCGCGCCGACCGTACTGCTGGTGCATCACGGGCATCGGGAGCAGTGGCCGGTCGCCGGACGGCTGATCGGACGGATCGGCTGGTGGATCGAGTCCCGGCTGTCCCCGCGCGTGCACCGCGGCAACCAGTATCTGACGGTGTCACTGCCCTCAGCGGAGGAGTTGACCGCGCTCGGGGTCGAGGCGAGCCGAATCGCGGTCGTGCGCAATGGCGCCGAACCCGTGCCCGCACGGGTGCCGACCGGCGATCACTACACCCGAACCGCGCATCCGAGCATTGTGGTGCTGTCCCGGCTGGTTCCGCACAAGCAGATCGAGGACGCCATGGCGGTCGTGGCCGGACTGCGCGACAGCGTCCCCGGCCTGCACCTCGATGTGATCGGCGGCGGCTGGTGGGACGCCAACCTGCGCGCACACGCCGACGATCTCGGAATCGCGGACGCGGTCACCTTCCACGGGCATGTCGACGAGGACCGCAAACACGAACTGCTGGCCCGTGCCTGGGTACAGGTGCTGCCCTCCCGCAAGGAGGGCTGGGGACTGGCGGTCATCGAGGCGGCGCAGCACGGGGTGCCGACCGTCGGTTACCGGAGTTCGCGCGGACTCACCGACTCCATTGTGGATGGGGTGACCGGCATGCTGGTCGACGATGTCGCACAGCTGACCGAGGCGGTCGGCGAGCTGCTCGACGATGCCGAATCCCGGACGGTGCTCGGTGAGAAGGCGCGCGCCCGCGCACGCGAATTCTCCTGGGAGCAAACCGGAAACGGTGTCTTCGAGGTGCTGTCGACGGTGGCGCGCGGTGAACGCGTATCGGGCCTCGTGGCGGGCGCTACGGTCGAGCGGCACTCGCCGATCGTCGTCGGGTCGACGCCGGGTTCACTGACCGGCTGA
- a CDS encoding polysaccharide biosynthesis protein yields MTANVAGYLLQLLASRWLGVAGYSPFASLLAVQLLCAVPALALQNVVAREVVRGAGVAAARGLALRCAALVAVVALPLVPVVSAVLSVGLPASAAALCAAPVLVLLSGEQGILQGRSRFRELAIVLGGAGILRVTPAVVVLAAGGGTAAALCAAAIGIAVAALGARLLVDGTGRPLVSGTPDDSAEPPTSADPSTARAAVTAGRPRRFTSGADVLPVFRAAQVQAALMALSSADLIVSRIVLDENDAGRYALGAIAAKIAFWLPQAVGVVLYPRMAQPQHSARAVRSALAVLTGVGAVAVAGAAAAAPLAPLLAGRDYAPVQGLLWLFALNGALLAVLQGALLSAIATDRTAPAAITWLGLAIGVGIMLGCAHSVSSLITIATATSALTTLVITVLALRTARETVESDSGIPDFGPSGV; encoded by the coding sequence ATGACCGCGAATGTGGCGGGATATCTGCTGCAACTGCTGGCCAGTCGATGGCTCGGGGTGGCCGGATACAGTCCGTTCGCGAGTCTGCTCGCGGTGCAGTTGCTCTGCGCGGTGCCCGCGCTCGCGCTGCAGAATGTGGTGGCACGAGAAGTCGTGCGGGGAGCGGGGGTCGCGGCCGCCCGGGGACTCGCGCTGCGCTGCGCCGCACTGGTCGCGGTGGTGGCCCTGCCGCTGGTACCCGTGGTGAGCGCGGTGCTCTCGGTGGGCTTGCCGGCCTCGGCCGCCGCCCTGTGCGCCGCGCCGGTGCTGGTACTGCTCTCCGGCGAGCAGGGGATTCTGCAGGGGCGCAGCCGGTTTCGGGAGTTGGCGATCGTGCTCGGCGGGGCGGGGATACTGCGCGTGACACCCGCGGTCGTGGTGCTGGCCGCCGGTGGCGGAACCGCCGCGGCGCTGTGCGCGGCGGCCATCGGTATCGCGGTCGCGGCACTCGGTGCCCGACTCCTGGTCGACGGCACCGGCCGACCCCTGGTCAGCGGCACCCCCGATGATTCGGCGGAGCCGCCGACGAGCGCGGATCCATCGACAGCACGCGCGGCGGTCACCGCCGGACGGCCGCGGAGATTCACGTCCGGGGCCGACGTGCTGCCGGTCTTCCGGGCGGCACAGGTGCAGGCGGCGCTGATGGCGCTGTCCTCGGCGGATCTGATCGTGTCGCGGATTGTGCTGGACGAGAACGATGCCGGGCGATACGCGCTGGGAGCTATCGCGGCGAAGATCGCGTTCTGGCTACCGCAGGCGGTCGGAGTGGTGCTGTATCCGCGAATGGCACAGCCGCAGCATTCGGCTCGCGCGGTGCGGTCCGCGCTCGCGGTGCTGACCGGGGTCGGAGCGGTGGCGGTGGCCGGAGCGGCCGCCGCGGCACCGCTCGCTCCACTGCTCGCGGGGCGCGATTACGCACCGGTGCAGGGTCTGCTGTGGTTGTTCGCCCTCAATGGCGCACTGCTGGCGGTGTTGCAGGGTGCGCTGTTGTCCGCGATCGCGACGGATCGCACCGCGCCCGCGGCCATCACCTGGTTGGGGCTGGCCATCGGAGTCGGCATCATGCTCGGCTGCGCGCATTCGGTATCGAGTCTGATCACCATCGCCACCGCGACCTCCGCGCTCACGACACTGGTCATCACCGTGCTGGCACTGCGCACCGCCCGCGAGACCGTCGAAAGCGACTCCGGCATCCCCGATTTCGGACCGAGCGGCGTTTAG
- a CDS encoding DUF3068 domain-containing protein has protein sequence MALSAGTRRTVACLLVGLGALLLVAAIMIPTYTVSRLAKTPLDLEITTVATNVQGAPSEVLDSKSLTAPTGAAKVDTNVPLFSQRFLTIEDPANASEMTIQAGQTLRRTDKQGDTGLLTATLDRVTIDRKDGMPVDSVDGGPNGAIGATVDKKGDAVMDPVQHTGLQYRFPIGTEKQSYPYFDITARKTFDINFVEETEINDMKVYHFQQTVPVTDLSTVVNSPTNKLALPADKWGVEGGETPVTMTRFYTNVRDVWVEPKTGTVIKGGEKIHQFYARNADKPEVTVLNATLLFDEPTIESQISVAKENIDKLSLYGRTLPIAFGIIGAIALIAGIVFGVLGGGNGNGGTPVRRVTPAPAPTGGPRPDPFSEAPTQQIDISKTQQIDMDKRP, from the coding sequence ATGGCACTGAGTGCCGGTACCCGAAGGACCGTGGCCTGCCTGCTCGTGGGGCTGGGTGCATTGCTGCTCGTCGCCGCGATCATGATCCCCACCTATACGGTGAGCCGTCTGGCGAAGACCCCGCTGGACCTGGAGATCACGACCGTCGCGACGAACGTCCAAGGGGCCCCCAGTGAAGTCCTCGACTCCAAGTCGCTGACCGCGCCCACGGGTGCGGCCAAGGTGGACACCAACGTCCCGCTGTTCTCACAGCGCTTCCTCACCATCGAAGATCCGGCGAACGCCTCGGAGATGACCATCCAGGCCGGTCAGACCCTGCGGCGCACCGATAAGCAGGGCGATACCGGCCTGCTCACCGCCACCCTGGACCGCGTCACCATCGACCGCAAGGACGGTATGCCCGTCGACTCGGTCGACGGCGGCCCGAACGGCGCCATCGGCGCGACGGTCGACAAGAAGGGCGATGCGGTCATGGATCCGGTGCAGCACACCGGTCTGCAGTACCGCTTCCCGATCGGCACCGAGAAGCAGTCGTACCCGTACTTCGATATCACCGCGCGCAAGACCTTCGACATCAACTTCGTCGAAGAGACCGAGATCAACGATATGAAGGTCTACCACTTCCAGCAGACCGTCCCCGTCACCGATCTCTCCACCGTCGTCAACTCCCCCACCAACAAGCTGGCCCTGCCCGCCGACAAGTGGGGCGTCGAAGGCGGCGAAACCCCGGTCACCATGACGCGCTTCTACACCAACGTCCGTGACGTGTGGGTGGAGCCCAAGACCGGCACCGTCATCAAGGGCGGCGAGAAGATCCACCAGTTCTACGCGCGCAATGCCGACAAGCCCGAGGTGACCGTCCTCAACGCGACCCTGCTGTTCGACGAGCCGACCATCGAATCGCAGATCTCGGTCGCCAAGGAGAACATCGACAAGCTGTCGCTCTACGGCCGCACCCTGCCGATCGCCTTCGGCATCATCGGCGCCATCGCCCTCATCGCGGGCATCGTCTTCGGTGTGCTCGGCGGCGGCAACGGTAATGGCGGCACCCCCGTCCGCCGCGTCACCCCGGCCCCCGCCCCCACCGGCGGACCCCGGCCCGACCCGTTCTCGGAAGCGCCGACCCAGCAGATCGACATCAGCAAGACTCAGCAGATCGATATGGATAAACGCCCCTGA
- a CDS encoding acyltransferase family protein, producing MTATLHPPSEPTEPVRSDAPPAAPDRRAIRRPGVFVPALEGMRAMAALGVMVTHVAFQTGATGTPIIGRVLERFDMAVAIFFALSGFLLWRPHAAAARGLGPAPGPGRYLLHRAARILPAYWVVVCTVLILLPSAAHTAGLRVWVANLGLVQVYVPLTLTDGLTQMWSLSVEVAFYLVLPLLAFALVRLRGPRARWRVPVVLGFGLLCLGWNFLPVPTPDAIHSDNWLPGYLPWFAAGMLLAELSDQDAPRWRRIAGDRRLMWPLALAALLLATTRVAGPEGLTHGQPWQYASKMAVGAIIGFSLLAPLVLRPEVRHRWLESGTAGTLGRWSYGIFIWHLAVLSIVFPVFGIIPFRGHFILVYLLTVAFTLPLAAASFALIEEPVRVWTRRHFG from the coding sequence ATGACCGCCACCCTGCATCCGCCCTCCGAACCGACCGAACCGGTCCGTTCGGACGCGCCACCGGCGGCACCGGATCGGCGGGCGATTCGCCGACCGGGCGTCTTCGTCCCAGCTCTGGAAGGTATGCGGGCCATGGCGGCGCTCGGCGTCATGGTCACGCACGTGGCCTTCCAGACCGGCGCCACCGGAACCCCGATCATCGGCCGGGTGCTGGAGCGCTTCGATATGGCGGTCGCCATCTTCTTCGCACTCTCGGGCTTCCTGCTGTGGCGACCGCACGCCGCCGCCGCGCGCGGACTCGGGCCCGCACCCGGGCCCGGGCGTTATCTACTGCATCGCGCCGCCCGCATCCTGCCCGCGTACTGGGTGGTGGTGTGCACGGTATTGATCCTGCTGCCCAGCGCCGCGCACACCGCGGGACTGCGAGTGTGGGTGGCGAATCTCGGTCTGGTGCAGGTCTATGTGCCGCTGACCCTCACCGATGGACTCACCCAGATGTGGAGCCTGTCGGTGGAAGTGGCCTTCTATCTTGTGCTTCCGCTGCTGGCGTTCGCGCTCGTCCGGTTGCGCGGCCCGCGCGCGCGGTGGCGGGTGCCGGTCGTGCTCGGTTTCGGCCTGCTCTGCCTGGGCTGGAATTTCCTACCGGTCCCCACCCCCGATGCCATCCATTCCGATAACTGGCTGCCCGGTTACCTCCCGTGGTTCGCCGCGGGGATGCTGCTGGCCGAACTCTCCGATCAGGACGCACCGCGCTGGCGGCGGATAGCGGGCGACCGCCGCCTGATGTGGCCGCTCGCGCTGGCGGCACTGCTGCTGGCCACGACCCGTGTGGCCGGACCGGAGGGTCTCACGCACGGGCAGCCCTGGCAGTACGCGAGCAAGATGGCGGTGGGCGCGATCATCGGATTCAGCCTGCTCGCGCCCCTGGTACTGCGTCCCGAGGTCCGGCATCGTTGGTTGGAGAGCGGCACCGCGGGCACCCTGGGCCGCTGGTCGTACGGAATCTTCATCTGGCACTTGGCCGTACTGTCGATCGTCTTCCCGGTCTTCGGAATCATCCCTTTCCGCGGGCATTTCATCCTGGTGTACCTGTTGACCGTGGCGTTCACGCTACCGCTGGCCGCCGCCAGTTTCGCGCTCATCGAGGAGCCGGTGCGGGTGTGGACCCGCCGCCACTTCGGCTGA